The Halovivax ruber XH-70 genome includes the window ACGCCGTCGTCCCGCTCGTCGCTCTCTACCTCGTCTGGGGCAGCCTCCTCCCCGTTCTCGATGCGTTCGACGTTCGTCCCGATCCGTTCGTGCTCGACCTCGGCCCGCTCTCGTCGGATCCCGTCACGGTGACCCTCGTACCGATCGGTTCGGCAGCTTCACACGTCCTCGCGGCCGGGGCGGCCACGCTGTTGCTCTTCGGGATCGGCTTCCGGCTCCTCCCGCGATTTCTCGTCGGCACGCCGCGCACGGCGCCGGTCGTCGTGGCACTGGCGACGGGTGCCCTCGCACCGCTCTTTCTCACCATCGACTTCTACGGCGGCGCCCTCTTCACCGTCGGCGCGACGCTGCTCGCCGTCGCGATTGGCGCTTACGCCGTCGTCGTCCTCGAACTCGTGGTCACCAGCGATCGCCGGCGCGTGGGCTTTCCCGCAATCGCGGCGGGTGCCATCTTCGGGCTCGCCGTCGTCGCGCTGGGCTGGGGGATGGGCGTCCACGGCCTCGACCCGACGCTCGCGGCCGCCCACTACCGACTCGCCCTCGGCGGATTCCTGGGCCTCACGATCGTCGGGGTTAGCTTCCAGTTCTACCCGCCCGCGATCGGCGAGGCACCCGGCGTCGGGGACCGCGGCGCGACGGTCGTCATCGCGGTCCTCGCGGCCGGGTTCGCCATCGAGGCGATCGGCGTCGGGCTGGGCACGGTCGATCCGTCGTCCGCGGCGGTCGTTCTCGATCCCGCGCTCGTCCGGACCGTGGGCGCCGGACTCGCCGTCACCGGGTCGCTCGGCTACGCGTGGGTCGTCCTATCGATCTTCGAACAGCGGCGGTGAGGGCGGCAACTGGGCGAACGGCGAGACAGAACCGAACAGAGTCGGCCCACCACATATACCGATCGCCACCAAATTACGACCATGACAGCGCAAGACGGCTCCGCTGACAGTCGCCCGGTCGCACCGACGGAACGCGTCACGCTCGACGAACTCGACGGACAGCCCCACGCCCACTGCTTCGAGGCAGAGCCAATGACGGTACGACTCTCGCTCGATGCCGGCGACTCGGTCCCGGCCCACCAGCATCCCGACAGGCGGATCGTCCTCCACCTCGTCGAGGGAGCGCTCTCGGTGACGCTTGGCGAGGACGCACACGAGGTTCGCGCCGGCGACATCGTCCGCTTCGACGGCAACCAGGACGTCTCGCCGGAGGCGTTGGAGGACAGTACCGCGCTACTCGTGCTGGCGAAGCGGGACGACGCGGTCTGAAGCGGGAAGCCGGCGCGCGGTCCGAAGTGGGAAGCCGGCGCACGGTCCGATAGTAGCGGATGAGACGCCGTTCCCGACCCCACGCTTAGGGTGTCGCCCGTCGTCCGCACCGTATGCGCGTTCACTGGCACCGGCAAGATCTCCGAACGGCGGACAACCGCGGGCTCTCGGTCGCGGCCGCCGACGAAGCCCTCCCGGTATTCGTCTTCGATCCCGACGTGCTGAAGGACGGATCGCCGCCGCGGGTCGCCTTCATGCTCGACGCGCTCGCACGGTTGCGAGCACGCTATCGGGACCTGGAGAGCGACCTCGTCGTGGCGTGGGGAGACCCCGCCGAAGCGATTCCGGAACTCGTCGCCGAGTACGGTGCCGACGGAGTGGTCTGGAACGAAGACTACACCGGGCTATCGCGTGCTCGCGACGAGCGCGTCCAGGAGGCCATCACCGACGCCGGTGGCGACGTCGAGCGCGTCCACGACGCCGTCTGTCACGAGCCAGGGGCAATCACGACGAGCGACGGCAAGCCGTACGCGGTGTTCTCGTATTACGGAACCAAGTGGCTCGATCGAGAGAAAGACGAACCGGTTCCGGAACCTGACGCGGGGTCGCTCGCCACCGTCGAACCTGCGGACGAGGCGCTCCCGTCCCTCCGGGATCTCGGGTTCGCGGAACCGGCCGCCGAGATCCCGCCAGCCGGAACCGGGCCAGCGCGCGACCGACTCGAAACGTTCTGTGCCGGGGATATCTACGAATACGCGGAGAAGCGCGACGATCTCGCGGACGAGGCGACCGCCCGGATCTCGCAGGATCTCGCGTTCGGCACGATCGGGATTCGCGAGGTTCACGAGCGGGTCGAGGCGACGCTCGACGGTGCAGACGAAGGTCAGGCTGCATCGGTCGAGGCGTTCAGACGACAGCTCGCCTGGCGCGAGTTCTACACGCAGGTGCTCTGGGCGAATCCGGAGAACGTCACGCGGTCGCATCGGGAGTTCCCGAACGACATCGACTGGCGCAAC containing:
- a CDS encoding cupin domain-containing protein, which gives rise to MTAQDGSADSRPVAPTERVTLDELDGQPHAHCFEAEPMTVRLSLDAGDSVPAHQHPDRRIVLHLVEGALSVTLGEDAHEVRAGDIVRFDGNQDVSPEALEDSTALLVLAKRDDAV
- a CDS encoding cryptochrome/photolyase family protein, which produces MRVHWHRQDLRTADNRGLSVAAADEALPVFVFDPDVLKDGSPPRVAFMLDALARLRARYRDLESDLVVAWGDPAEAIPELVAEYGADGVVWNEDYTGLSRARDERVQEAITDAGGDVERVHDAVCHEPGAITTSDGKPYAVFSYYGTKWLDREKDEPVPEPDAGSLATVEPADEALPSLRDLGFAEPAAEIPPAGTGPARDRLETFCAGDIYEYAEKRDDLADEATARISQDLAFGTIGIREVHERVEATLDGADEGQAASVEAFRRQLAWREFYTQVLWANPENVTRSHREFPNDIDWRNDEAEFDAWREGRTGFPVVDAGMRQLREEAYVHNRARLIVGSFLTKDLLCDWRRGYEHFRATLVDHDTASNNGNWQWVASTGTDAQPYFRVFNPMKQGRDHDPDAEYIRRYVPELEGVDAETIHSWHELDPDERAEVAPDYPAPIVDHASRREEAISTFERARGEGE